The Noviherbaspirillum saxi genome includes a window with the following:
- a CDS encoding DUF883 family protein codes for MLNSNIKTVRNDMRTLIKEAQELFREATESTGGKADELRAKGLALLDTAMEKAQEVQAVAVEKSKVAAESTDEFVHANPWKAVGIAAGAGLVLGLLMSRR; via the coding sequence ATGCTGAATTCCAACATCAAGACAGTACGTAACGATATGAGAACCCTGATCAAGGAAGCGCAGGAACTGTTCCGGGAGGCGACCGAGTCGACCGGCGGCAAGGCGGATGAATTGCGCGCAAAAGGCCTCGCGCTGCTGGATACTGCGATGGAAAAAGCACAAGAAGTGCAAGCCGTTGCTGTTGAAAAGAGCAAGGTCGCGGCCGAAAGCACGGATGAATTTGTTCATGCAAATCCCTGGAAAGCCGTCGGCATTGCGGCGGGTGCCGGGTTGGTGCTGGGCTTGCTGATGTCGCGTCGCTAA
- the pip gene encoding prolyl aminopeptidase: MNNASYPYFPPIEPYRSGMLPVDDIHTLYWEESGNPQGQPVLVLHGGPGGGTSPRQRCFFDPAHYRIVLFDQRGAGKSTPLGEYRANTTQLLISDIERLRIMLDIDRWLLFGGSWGSTLALAYGEAYPARSLGFILRGIFLCTRREIDWFMNGMRWFFPEVHDEFLAAIPDDERGDLLQAYKKRLFCDDPAVYLPAARRWSRYEGSCLFLRPDPEAIDQFSSDAVSLGVGRLEAHYFLHEGFFSDDQLIREIDRIRHLPAVIVQGRYDVVCPPDTAYRLHRAWPQSKLRIVDDAGHSGYEPGLAQALVAATEAFKASGRFD; this comes from the coding sequence ATGAACAATGCCAGTTATCCATATTTTCCGCCGATCGAGCCCTATCGCAGCGGCATGCTGCCGGTTGACGACATACATACGCTTTACTGGGAAGAGTCGGGTAATCCGCAGGGGCAGCCGGTATTGGTTCTGCATGGCGGGCCGGGCGGGGGAACGTCGCCACGGCAGCGCTGCTTTTTCGATCCCGCGCATTACCGCATCGTATTGTTTGACCAGCGGGGCGCGGGCAAATCGACGCCATTGGGCGAGTATCGCGCCAACACCACGCAATTGCTGATTTCTGACATCGAACGCCTGCGCATCATGCTGGACATCGATCGCTGGCTGCTGTTCGGCGGCTCCTGGGGTTCGACGCTCGCGCTTGCCTATGGCGAAGCATATCCCGCGCGGTCCCTGGGTTTCATCCTGCGCGGTATTTTCCTGTGCACGCGCCGCGAGATCGACTGGTTCATGAATGGCATGCGCTGGTTCTTTCCCGAGGTGCATGATGAATTCCTTGCAGCCATCCCCGATGACGAACGCGGCGATCTGCTGCAGGCATACAAAAAGCGTTTGTTCTGCGACGATCCCGCGGTTTATCTGCCTGCGGCGCGCCGGTGGAGCCGCTACGAAGGCAGTTGCCTGTTTTTGCGGCCGGATCCGGAGGCAATCGACCAATTTAGCTCCGACGCCGTCAGTCTTGGCGTAGGGAGGCTGGAAGCGCATTACTTTTTGCATGAAGGCTTTTTCAGCGACGACCAGCTGATCCGGGAAATCGACCGGATCCGGCATCTGCCGGCGGTCATCGTGCAGGGCCGCTATGACGTCGTTTGTCCGCCTGACACTGCCTATCGGCTGCATCGGGCATGGCCGCAATCGAAGCTGCGTATCGTCGACGATGCCGGACATTCGGGTTACGAACCGGGACTGGCGCAAGCGCTGGTCGCCGCAACCGAGGCATTCAAGGCCAGTGGCCGATTTGACTGA